The Lycium ferocissimum isolate CSIRO_LF1 chromosome 8, AGI_CSIRO_Lferr_CH_V1, whole genome shotgun sequence DNA segment TCATCTCTTACGCGCCGAAGGAGAGTAGCTACACTTTCTAGTCCAGTCACCGGTTGAAAgcgaaaataatacacaaaaaataagtccaggggggtcataggacccccgcaaagttgaggtgtgttatggcaaatttggtcatagtttgagtgtgttttgaatacttttccCTATTTGTTATGAGGTCTTATGAATTGAATTATCTATTAGGCTCTTTTCGTTTGACTAACATTTTTTATTGTTGGTAACCATTAAAGGTGATAATATTGTTTAAGGATCGAGGGTGAGCCTCGATGCCTTTGGCCCATTATGACATTGGTTTTGGATAAGACGGTGAATTTAAGTCTCATCGCATCAAGAGGGTAAGACATCGGGTGAAAGTCCCGGTGTATCACAACAATATAAGATATTGGGTTCAAGTCCCATAGATTTATGACGTAACACTCCTTTGTATGATAAGACGTTGGTTTTGAGTCCCGATGCACTATATTGATGATGTAATGATGACTAAGGCAAAATAATTTGCATttgatgaaaaatcatgaagccTGTCATATGCTCCATTCTGTGAGGGGAATGTGGTAGCAGTTCATAAtaattccaaatgaaaataAGTGGTTAAACGAATGAATGTGGACGAGGCAAAGGACAAAATAATGTTAATCATCATTGTGGTAATATAAGTGGAAGAACATTATGAGTTCTCTAAATGGTCCTTCTAAAGGTGAAGGTAATTTTTGTCATTAATATGTTATAAAAAGTTATTGGGCACGCGGTTGTTGTTTGacctaatttaataaaattttataaatattccatcaaaagaaaggaatacaaTTTCATGGTGATGTTGAAGTAGATCTGTGGATATGATAAAGACAATGGGCTTATGATTAAAATTTATGAAGCacgtatatatgattatattgtAGTCTATTCCTTGAAGAGAATGTGACTTATGATAAGCATCGTGAATGCTCGCCTATTTTGAAAGTGAAGTGTGAATACATTATGGATAAGGTCGTGCTTATATAGTTGAATAAATACCACACAACTCACCTCTACGGGAGGtttgagagaaaagaaaattgttTTGACATAAATGGTCAATGGTCAGGTCACGTACTTTTAGTACATCATAAATATTGTGGTATGTCTTATCATGAATTACCAACGGGTAAAAGTAAGAAATAAGTTTTGCTTATAAGGTTTTGGCCATGACCATAACGACAATTACTCCCTAAAAGAAGATGTTCACCATATGGATGATATTATGAAATATGAGGTAGTACATAATTAATTGGGAGCTCTGAAAAAACTACTTTGGTACTACCCGGAGGAATGAAATTGTTCATAATATTGGTGTTGTAGTAAGTCTCAAaagaaactttttaattttcaaaggcATTGGCCAAATATGAATTATATTGAGATtataaattatgggaaggtTTAATGTCTTCATATTACTACAGCTATAGCGGGTAAACTAAATGTATGTGAAATGTTGCCTGTTTTTCCTCCGAATTTGTACCACATAAATACAAGCATGATGGAATCACATGCTACGGAAGTTGGCATGACCGGTTGACCATCCCGACTCAAATGTGATgtgaaaataattgagaattcatgtggttatatattgaagaaataaaatattcttcaagaattcttttgtgctgcttgttctcatgatgaCAAATTGATTAATTTACCAGCTAAGGTTGGGATTTTATCGCATGTTTTTGGAACGTATAaaaggtgatatatatatatatgggcccaGTCACCAGCCATGTGGACCGATTTAATATCATATGATGTTAATAGGTGCATCTATGTTGTGGTCACATGTGCATTTGGTATCAATTTGTGATTTGGTTATTAAAGATTGTTTgctcaaattattatattaagagCACAGCTCCAAACTATGAAAATTATGTCGATCTATGGTTTGTATCCAAGTTGGTTTAGCGAAATTGTATGCCTCCAATTATAGCTAAACAATTGGTTATGAGAACAAATCTCCCAAAAAGAAATTTGGTTTGAGATAGGTTATTTAATATGTAGTAGCACTTGTaagcatcaagccaacaagttATAATAAGTTCCCTTATTATTGGTTCGTGGTCGTGGAACCAAATAATTCCCATCTAAGAGTTTGAATGTGCGTAAATGTATGATTTAATTGCTCCACCACAATGCCCAAAGATGGGTCCCCGTGATAAGGTTGGAAggtaaatgttagatttccTAACATTAGGGGAGGGATGATAGGCGGtcaaaataatgtatatttAATGAATTATCACTGGTATGATCCTCGTTGaaaagataattcaagataACTGCCAGAcgcatttgctgacccaaaagACAATATTATATTCCAGCTAAGGTTGCTCCAATTAGAACTAAAGTCCTTGAAGGACAACGTCTATGACGATAGACCAATCGGTTCCACACATAAAACTCcttgaagaaggagaggagcaaatgatcaagatGGTCATAATAATGAGGCAGGTGCTTTAAAAGAGCACCACGACATAATACTTTATAAAACCTTGGGAaaggttcaggtacctgaaattgatgaaaaatgaagagatctcGATAAATTATGTCACATTGGAACCGATATCAAATAACCGTCGACGGTATCTTTGAAATAATGTAGCGCTCAACattataatgatgatgaggatctTGAATTCAAATCTGTCAAAGAATATGGACAGATATAATGATTGGTCAAATAAAATACGCAgttcaaatatattttgtttcacttggAAAAGTGATGTTTTGGACCTATAGTCCAATGACCTCAAGGTTTAATGTCAATGGGGTACAAATGAATTCTTGTGCGAaaagtaaaatgagaaataaaaaccgtaaaaaataaattacggcTTGTGCCTTGTGGCATAAAGATTTTCGCAAAAGTCCTAACATTATTGTATGGAGACGTATGTATTCTCCTGTGGTGGATGCAATGGGGTTTCTCACAGTCTagcaatatatgaaaattttgaatgcgTATAATTCATTGTTGTCAATATGGCTATATAGACAATGAAAGAAAATCCGTAGGGATTTAAATTGGTTTGAAGCATTTAAGGTTTACAAAAATAAAGCTTCACAAATATTTATATAGGTTAAAGCGATTCATTGAGTACCCAATGGTTGTGATGTcgctaaatataaataaacatcattttgacctaatgataatgatgagtatATTGTATTGCATactacaaaagaaattattaatatAGATTTGTTTGTCCTAACAATTATTATCAAGGTTTTTGTTGGTTATGTAAATGCAGGGCATTATTTGTATTATTACATGAAGTTTGGTCTTCAAGCAAGTACTGATTTGCATGTGAGGATACTGCCACACTATGACGTTTGAAATGATAGTCAATTGGTGATACTTATACAAAGCAATTCAGGAATACGTGTCTGGCTGAGATCAATAATTCAATACATTTTGCAATAATATGATGTTTATTTGGAAATgaagatttcaacaatattGTACGAAGCTTGCATAGCTCAATTGAAAGAAGAATATAACAAAGGAGACAAAATACAACACATTCCTCAAAGTTCTTTTCCAGACATGATCTTCAacagaaaggtgaaataggttTTTCAACAAATACGCTCAATTGATAAGTTGACGGACATGTTCAGTAAAGCATTGCTAACCTCGACATTTGAGAAGTTGATATACAAGATTTGAATGTGTTGTCTCCAAGAATTAAGTGATACTTTTATCAGGGGGAGTATAATACGcgctgtactctttttcccttagctgAGGTTTTGTCCCAATCGGGTTTTCTGcaaaggtttttaacgaggcagcTAGCAATGCGTATTAcgagatatgtgtactctttttccttcactagaattttttcccactgggtttttcctagtaaggttttaacgagacaCATCATCTATTAAGAcatggacatccaagggggagtgttatgaaataataagtgTGGATGTCCACCACTCTAGAAATAAATTCCCACTTCCTCCATGATCTCAAAGGTTCAATATAATGTCTCCCACTTCACCCATGATCTTCCCCACATTCTCATATGTTGAATGTCATATTTATATCTACCCTTTTATATGCCTCTATGCaccactataaatagaggcatagGGATTCATATTGTATATACTTGAACAGCACTTGAAACATATTGAGATGAATAAGAAAGTTCTCCTCTCTATTGTCTCtctatttctattgttttcatTCTTTAATATTGTTACTCTTTTAGCTTAGTTTTacaataattaaactttagttctaacatgaatagtaatgtaactacgcCTTAATATAATCCTTccacatggtagacataaataaaggttggtaaatggttagtgggagtaattgttaaaaatatctaccaacttatggtttttttttatttttttattttttacaaaatataaacttacgggtcaagttttataataaaaattttgaaaccatgagatgaaatgcatgtccaaacgctgatttcatctcatgatttccaaccatggtttcaaatcacatatccaaacgcctacttaggtACTGTCAAAATTTGTTTGGCCATTCCAATCACTCTGATGGCCTCAACTCAACTAACATGTCATCCATTTCTAATTAaagaatatcaatatcaattaCTTCAACTACTTTGACTTGACATTGTAAAACGCAAACAATTCCAAGGAAAGAAACGCATGATTAGCTTTCATGCTTCCAGAATTGAGAGTTACCTAGAAGCCTAGAGGTAATTCTAAGAATAAATGACTTAAAACTTCAcgtggaaattaaaaaaaaaaaaaaaaaaaaaaaaaaaaaaaaaaaaaaatttatcctcTGTTTGAGGGAAGTAAGTGACAATTTAtagtagaaaagaaaaagagattgaAGTACAATAGTTAATAGAATGTATTATTATCGAAAAGAATGATCTTTGTACTTATGCTCAATAATCATGCCTACTCAATATGTAGGTACTACCTTTTTTATCTTTAGTTCAACAATGCTTGGAGgacaaaacaagcaaacaccACATGCCCACTCACatccaaccccccccccccggcccacggcccccacccaaaaaaaagaaaaaaagcacaCACATAACATAGGCCAACTTCACAATTTGAACATTATCGATTCTTAATTgggatttgatttgatttgctGAGGTTGAAATGTATTATTTATACTTATTAATGAATGTTTAACACATATATAGAATTCTCGACAAAGCTATTACGTTCGAATATGAAACGATAAGTTATACACTAGATCTATCACAGCGCCACAATCCCAACCCcactttttcttttaagttttattatCATTAGTAAAAGAGTTAGTCCACCAACTTTCTTTCAAGATAATCTCATCAGTTTTATTATTCGTCTTTGTTCTTCATTATTATCATTCGAGGCCCTTTATTTTCTAGGTAGTAGGATAAATTATCTGATGTTAATTTATTATTAACTCAGGCCAACGGTTGAGACTTGCCACCAAAGTTGGTAAACGAAGTTTTAGCAAGAAATAATAGCATTAATAGATTTCCTATCCACCTTTTACAAGGAACTTTGTTcactacataaaaagtaaatTTGTTATTAACGTATCTCAATTCTAAACAAGTTGTGGTCCGTTATATGAATTCTCATTTAAATTCATTGTTGGTTCTCGCGAACCAAGCTCACATTGTCGGTCTCAATTACGATAAAGGAGAAGGATTGCGATAGGTTATTGGCAAATATAAAACAAGCCAAAATTTTGGTATTAAATGAGAATAAATTATTCTTCCGTAATATAGAAGACCAAATAACTTTCAAGAACTATTACTACCTACGTAATAAATAAGAGAGACCTCAATTATGATAGTATAGAATAATGATAACCACATTGCTTGTTAATTATAACCTTGTCTACATAAGATTAAAatagaaatgaattaaaagaaataaaatctcTGACACTTCATCTCATTTTTTCTTGTCATCTCCAACAACCATTTTAGTGGCTTGGTATTAAGTTGATATCTCACCTTCCCTTTGATGTTGAAATTTCTTATCTATACTAATCTCATCACTTCAATCTCCAAatttctcctccatttttctttgtactttttttcttcttctgtaaACTCGCTTTTGATCCCTCATTTTGTGTTTGATACATTTATTCCCACAAACAAATGTTACATCttctttaatatttatattGCCGAAAATGACTTCATCAAACTTTGCCTATTGCATTCCATTTCTTTTCCTATCATCAATCTTGTTTGCTTTGCAAGTGAACTCAACATCTAGGCATGTTTTCAACAACCATAAGGGCTTCAAGGTGAGCTTAAAACATATTGATTCAgctgggaatttcacaaaattcGAGCGTTTACAACGCGCGATGGAACGAGGGAAATCGAGGCTTCAAAGGTTAAGCCTAGTGGCTAATTTTGCAACTTTATCatcaaaagatgactcaaatgTAAAGTCAACAATCCATGCAGGAAATGGTGAGTTTCTCATGCAAATATCAATTGGAAACCCAAGTGACTCTTATAATGCTATAATGGATACTGGAAGTGATCTGATTTGGACTCAATGTAAGCCTTGTAAAGAGTGTTTTGATCAATCCACACCAATTTTTGATCCATCAAAATCATCGacgttttccaaaatttcatgtTCTAATAAACTTTGTGAAGCATTGCCTATGTCATCTTGTGGGGATAGTAATTGTgaatatatgtacacatatgGTGATTATTCATCAAGTGAAGGGTATTTAGCTAGTGAAACATTCACTTTTGGTGAAGTTTCAATCCAAAATGTCGCATTTGGATGTGgaaatgagaatgaaggtaGTGGATTCAGTCAAGGTGCGGGCTTAGTGGGccttgggcgaggcccactatcGCTCGTCTCTCAACTCCACATGTCCAAATTTTCATACTGTCTGACCTCGATTAACGATGACGCTGACAGCCATAGCAGTACACTCCTGATGGGATCAGTagcacatgatgattattccaatATCATCACAACCCCATTAGTGAAAAATCCAACACAACCATCTTTTTACTATCTTTCCTTACAAGGAATATCTGTTGGGGATACTCAATTGTCCATCAAGAAATCCACATTTGCACTCAACCAAGATGGCAGTGGAGGAATGATAATTGACTCTGGGACAACCATAACATACTTGGAAGAAAGTGCATTTAGTCTTCTCAAGAAAGAGTTTTCTTCACAGGTAAACATATGTTAATTTCACTTATGCTTACTAAATTACTTTTGTTACATTAAAATAACTGAACTTTACTCATTAACAGTAAAGTCAAAAAATTTACTTGCTATAACAGTAAGGTCACCTTATTACAGCCGAAACATATTTGGACTGAGaagtaattgttgttgttgtcatttgtGACTTTTCTATTATAACATATGAAGTTCAATAATAATATGCGAAATTAATTTAACTGCAGATAAACCTTCCGGTGGATGACTCAAGCTCAACTGGGCTAGATCTTTGCTTCAAATTGCCATCAGACACAAACAATATAGAAGTTCCAAaattgatattccattttgaaGGTGCAGACATGGATTTGCCTGCTGATAATTACATGATTGCTGATTCAAGTATGGGAATTGCTTGTTTGGCCATGGGAAGTTCAAGTGGAATGTCTATTTTGGGAAATGTCCAACAACAAAATATGATGGTGATTCATGATCTTGATAAGGAAACTTTATCATTTGTACCAACACAATGTGATAAACTGTAGATAGATCATTATATTTCTCAAATTAAAGTTCAATATGTGGACAGTGTGGTTACAGAATGTTACAGAATTTGAGTGTATACAACTTAATTACTGCCAATTTATAAATTTGATTGTGGCTTTTTGTATCACGGTATTGTCCTACTGCATAAGCaagatatataaaataaaagttgaGTGGCCATTTATGAAATTAACGTCTAATTTTTTAACAAGAGGTCCAATAAATGAGCATGATAATAGCTAAAACTAAGAAGAAAATAGGGGAAAGGACACAAATGGTCGCTGGGCCATAAATAATCTCCTGCGCTGTCCCATCTATTTCCAAACCCAAAAATTAGCCCATAAACTATTCCCATCCGGTAGCCAAAATCGGTAGCAAGCCTTGTGTGGCAACTTTTGGCGACTAAAAGTCGCCACAAAAtttagtcgccacaaaagatttaaaaagtcgccactaaaggctGGTCGGTCCAACAGCCCCatcgatttaaaaaaaaaaaaaaaaaaggactgcTACAGAGAAATCAGGCTTTCTAGTGGCAATtaaaaaagtcgccactaaaggttaaatatctcaaaacatgtataatatgtgtatatttagtaagaaatatcccaaaaaactCTGAGGCGAATTTTGTACATAATATGTATCgtttgtgtataaaaatatgtatcagtacctatctgtaatgtataaaaactgtataaaatatgaatcactaaggtatgtatcatttttgtatataaaatgtatcatttgtgtatataatgtgtattataaaatagaaaattgtattatttttgtatataatatgtatcatttttgtatgaaagagtatatataattccagcatgtgtatataaactatatcagtcttatatagaaagtgtatcatacgtataaaaaatgtatcatagaaaccgtatcattgtggtatataacaTGTATCACTAttatatatgttaaaaataattatcatatcattattgtataatatgtgtataataaatgtataattaacgtataatttatgtacaATAAATGTAAGATTAATTCcaaagatatgtatataaaatgtataattattatatataaagtgtatatataatttcaagtcgccacaaaagtctttttttttttttttcaagtttggtCAAGTTGTTAGTattattttgggccgaccgCCATTTTTAGCATTATTTGGGCTGACACGtcattttttggcattaatttgatcaaatgGAGGAAAATACAAGAGTCGACCGGACACCTAGTGGGATTAAGCTTGTTGAACTGCCAAACAATGTAGTTAAATGTGGGATTAGTTTTGACCGAGCTTGTTCAGAAATCATTTTTGCTACGTCCTTTTCCCAAGAAAATATGGTAAGATCAAATGGAGAGAAAAATACAAGAGTCgaaacaaccacaacaataattGATTAAAAGAAGAGGAAAACTAGACATACAGAAAGCTAAAAATAATAAGGTAGTAATAGTTACCTGCCTTCTcttaaataatcattttacaAATGCTTGTTGAACTGCCTAACCACCTTGTGAATGCATTAACTTCTCTACTTTCTAGTATTAAAATCCGTATGATGCGGGAtagataatattaaaaaaatattaaccaTATCAAATTGTACTTTGACTAATTATACATATGCTTGTTCAGAAATCTGATTTTTGCTACTTATTGCCATATTTTCTGTTTGCATACGTACTTTGGATTTTGGTTTAATTTTGGGCCAATAGTGGGCCTAACAGGCTTTTGGTCGAGAATTAGGCCCTTGTAAGTAGTGTCTCGCTCCTGTCCCAACTGGGCTTATCTTATTAAAGGGAGAAAAGCAGAAATTTCGCTCGTGGTCCATTTTTGGAATAActatccccctttttttttttttttttttttttggtaacttaTGGACCTTTAGATGACGGTCTAATTATTTTATCTGTAAAACCATGAATCAAGGGTAAACTAGTCAATATACCACAAGGCCATACTTAATTTGTTTGGGAAAAGAGGGTTCTCACAAGGCCATAATTAATTTGTTTGTGCCAAATTGGAAAGCGAACATAGGCATGCTACATTTATTAAAATTAACCAAAATGTCTCTTGTGTTGTTGAAAAAGAGTTGTCCCATAAAAAGGCGAACTGGTTCGTTGGTCGGGATTAGAAGTGATAGATGGTGGTTTGGACTAAATTCGGGCGGGTTAAAATGAGCTGCTTCAATAAACGGGTCATTTTCCAACCTTGCCCAAAATTCATATGGGCTAAAATGGGTTGGGTCAAGATGGGATAGTAGACCAACCCGCCCAACTTGAtctaatttttcttctttcttttttttttcaaaaaatcaaaaaacatTATCAACCAATTCTCAAATAAGTCAAACGGTGTGACCAAATCAAGTTTTGAATTCACAAATTtcagtttttcaaaattaaattttagtaaattttcaaaattctagGTCATCTTCTCTTACAAGGTAACCAAAAGTTCATAACTTTGTCCTTTTATTTTgggattttcttaatttttgttgttttgggtATATGTAATTAGattcaaagctttaaactttttGCTTATCTGGGTTCTTTCTGATTGAAAATGCTAAAAAACTGTCGTGGGTGATAAGTTTTTCAATGTTAATTCTTTGATATGTAGAGAGCCTCAAATTTGCTTGAAAAAGACAAAACTTCTTTTAGTAAAGAGTGAAATTGGTAAACCAAACTGATTTGGCACCAAGCTTTCTACTAACCAAAGATAGAAAAGATGATATTTTGCCTTTAATGAATTCACAAAATAGAAAAGATAGCTATGATGCTGAGTCCCTTAACTGATATCCTGGAATTTTAGTTAGTCATGACGTTGATTTGGTGAAAAGTTTATTACTTTGTGCCTATAGCTGGTTTTCGTTGTTATTTTCTCAGCTGAACATCAATTTAGGTTGATGAAATTTAGGTGTGTTAAATAGGCTAAGCTAATAAATTGGTTTGGTGAAAGTTTATTATGCACTTTGTTACTTATAAATGGGTTTGAATAATATACAAGAAATATTAGACGTGAGTCTAACGTTGCCCGAAAGTGTCCAGAAGGATAATTTTCGAACGGTTATATTTGTACAAGCATTGGTAAATTTGTATCAAGATCATAGTGATTAATTATCCAAAAGTGCGAAATACCAACTCTCATAAGAGAATACTTAATTGTACTTTTAGTCAAAAATCAACATCTTCttccaagaaaaggaaagaaactcGAGATATAATGATCACATCCCATCCTATAAGTAGTCAATACGCCCACAGCCCCACATAAGCACTATCCAAAAATGTGGCGTGTACACATAAGAATTGGGAATGTTTGTCTTTTTTCCTGATGGgcttctagaaaaagaaagccAAATCTTCTTGGgagaacacaatcacaaaattGTGGCAGGTAAGGTCAAATAGTGAGAGCAAATGGTTCAAGCATTTTGGGCGGTCTAGTGATGTCTATCTCTTTATCTAGTTTGTGTAGGTACTTGCTTGACACAATTGACTTAAAAGCAAGTCAAGATATTAGTGGTGTGGCAAGGTCATAATATCATTCGGTATCCAAATTTCACCTATCACACTAATTTAATTTGTGTTGTGTAAATCCCTTGTACGAAGCTCTCCGTAACAAGATTTTCTCCATTTTCGAGATGCGAAccaaaaactttcaaaataagGGTATAGAAATCTTCCAATTCCTGCTTGCCTTTTTAAT contains these protein-coding regions:
- the LOC132067979 gene encoding aspartic proteinase nepenthesin-1; protein product: MTSSNFAYCIPFLFLSSILFALQVNSTSRHVFNNHKGFKVSLKHIDSAGNFTKFERLQRAMERGKSRLQRLSLVANFATLSSKDDSNVKSTIHAGNGEFLMQISIGNPSDSYNAIMDTGSDLIWTQCKPCKECFDQSTPIFDPSKSSTFSKISCSNKLCEALPMSSCGDSNCEYMYTYGDYSSSEGYLASETFTFGEVSIQNVAFGCGNENEGSGFSQGAGLVGLGRGPLSLVSQLHMSKFSYCLTSINDDADSHSSTLLMGSVAHDDYSNIITTPLVKNPTQPSFYYLSLQGISVGDTQLSIKKSTFALNQDGSGGMIIDSGTTITYLEESAFSLLKKEFSSQINLPVDDSSSTGLDLCFKLPSDTNNIEVPKLIFHFEGADMDLPADNYMIADSSMGIACLAMGSSSGMSILGNVQQQNMMVIHDLDKETLSFVPTQCDKL